Proteins from a single region of Primulina tabacum isolate GXHZ01 chromosome 5, ASM2559414v2, whole genome shotgun sequence:
- the LOC142545687 gene encoding uncharacterized protein LOC142545687: protein MHEGGGCADASPSTSSLLALKPRQVLLAELQRNLVGATAMERKRPENSAQLKSEEESVLICSVALWLENKGLLKVLKRFVSATQIQDDSWKARALNLNEIFSNYLDSCNNTKKDNTTKQLEKQGPASAEQIGGSCCAVSEGIVSDKKKKKQKKKGDVPAIDSERTSEDAVIREKANESNLKLQQEENCKTNGALSHGEQKSKTFNESTTERVCGLTLELGDELVKKRKDKTKKNKSESTITDEKLLNAIPEMTKGKQKDILSVASNDKHDSEVIVETKDKTKKKKMKTDDKNNKFSDENAAALDSGKPIDSTSEKKSVEAAGVVVKESKKSSKKRKGLASDENKELPIILDVAVGGSKRRKTDSFETQITLPGANGHADSHIEKQTGEIRDGDPNNGAEKLSHPKSATKQHKNSTEPKTVNAFQRVKVDEVEFVDERLQDNSYWAKDGAESGYGAKAQEVLGQVKGRGFRHEKTKKKRGSYRGGQIDLQSHSIKFNYADDD, encoded by the exons ATGCACGAAGGCGGAGGGTGTGCTGACGCAAGCCCTAGCACATCATCCTTGCTTGCCCTCAAGCCTCGCCAGGTGCTCCTCGCAGAACTTCAAAGAAACTTGGTGGGGGCCACGGCAATGGAGAGGAAGCGGCCTGAGAACTCCGCCCAACTGAAGTCTGAAGAAGAGTCTGTTTTGATTTGTTCTGTCGCTCTGTGGCTCGAAAATAAAGGCCTACTCAAAGTCCTCAAACGTTTCGTCTCCGCAACTCAAATTCAG GATGATAGTTGGAAGGCCAGGGCGCTGAACTTGAACGAGATTTTCTCCAACTATTTGGATAGTTG TAATAATACGAAAAAAGACAACACCACAAAGCAGCTAG AAAAACAGGGTCCTGCGTCAGCAGAGCAAATTGGAGGTTCGTGTTGTGCAGTGTCTGAAGGGATAGTAAGTgataagaagaagaagaagcaaaAGAAAAAGGGGGATGTTCCAGCCATCGATTCTGAAAGAACTTCAGAAGATGCCGTTATCAGAGAAAAAGCAAATGAATCAAATTTGAAGCTCCAACAGGAGGAAAACTGCAAGACAAATggtgcccttagccatggtgaACAGAAATCAAAAACATTTAACGAGTCTACCACAGAAAGAGTTTGTGGATTAACACTAGAATTAGGGGATGAATTGGTTAAGAAACGAAAGGACAAGACAAAAAAGAACAAGTCAGAATCTACAATTACTGATGAAAAGCTGCTAAATGCGATCCCTGAGATGACCAAAGGGAAACAGAAAGATATACTATCTGTGGCAAGCaatgataaacatgattctGAGGTCATAGTTGAAACGAAAGATAAAacgaagaaaaagaaaatgaagacagatgataaaaataataagttttctGATGAAAATGCAGCAGCACTTGACTCGGGAAAACCAATTGATAGCACATCTGAAAAGAAATCAGTTGAGGCTGCTGGAGTTGTGGTTAAGGAATCTAAGAAGTCTTctaagaaaagaaaagggcTGGCTTCTGATGAAAATAAAGAACTGCCTATTATTTTGGATGTGGCGGTTGGGGGATCAAAGCGTAGAAAAACCGACAGTTTTGAAACACAGATTACACTCCCTGGAGCCAATGGACATGCTGACAGCCACATTGAGAAACAAACTGGTGAAATTCGTGATGGGGATCCCAACAATGGAGCTGAGAAACTAAGCCACCCAAAATCTGCTACGAAACAGCATAAAAATTCTACTGAG CCGAAAACAGTAAATGCATTTCAAAGAGTTAAAGTTGACGAGGTGGAGTTTGTTGATGAGAGGCTTCAAGATAATTCTTATTGGGCTAAG GATGGTGCTGAAAGTGGTTATGGGGCAAAGGCACAAGAAGTTCTCGGTCAGGTCAAAGGAAG GGGCTTCAGACATGAAAAAACCAAGAAGAAGCGTGGTAGCTACAGGGGAGGACAAATTGACCTGCAATCCCATTCGATAAAATTCAATTATGCTGATGACGACTGA
- the LOC142544606 gene encoding uncharacterized protein LOC142544606: protein MEKKTKKKHLSSIANDVIQRCALTLDSLVYTLVEDFERDQWKPEMGAYSRKLIEFCCSKALTVLCGSVDEKIIDGSISRFTFDMMLAWEIPSSAEEESHTECVAKEREEKKVPIVADQVQDDIPLFYSDLMPLLVDSEPSAGEDAFVWLGTLVPLLADVINGRFTFETLTATTGNRLHFPAYDKFLREIHKCIKHLQKQDIPKGVELVDDEFILHVEGTASSQRVVRHIGGSSWPGRLTLTNYALYFEASGVISYDDSLKLDLSKDIGQNVISSATGPWGSPIFDKAVVYESLDLQEGVVLEFPEMTSSTRRDHWLALVKEVILLHRFLSKFELESPLEAWEMHARTILGIIRLHAAREMLRISPPVPNRFLIFTLLDEVPKGDYVLDELAESLKKVTSGHPCSASSILRNLNTSRPPIYPIPCAGMPQVDEVSEMVRPENLSSLESALHRAREEAKEVDMAKATTEGLKEEGISESAQVLIGLLKPVKSVLPWSREVISWERPATTWIVVITTIIIVYKVWVGKAISAFLLWAVAKMVWTRRWGIPEKQDKIVIRTGSDQTTMESIVSAQHGLNSLHEMMQQVNIALLKIWSVLVSRTPKHTNTVMIVMTGSALVLAVVPIKFILMTIVLHGFMVNSKFGKHFQNEQGNRRLREWWDSIPVIPVEVVDKDK, encoded by the exons ATGgagaagaagacgaagaagaaGCATCTTTCCTCCATTGCCAACGATGTCATCCAGCGATGTGCCCT GACGCTCGATTCTTTGGTTTATACACTGGTGGAAGATTTTGAGAGAGATCAATGGAAGCCAGAAATGGGGGCATATTCAAGAAAGTTGATAGAATTTTGCTGCTCGAAAGCGCTTACTGTCTTGTGTGGTTCTGTAGATGAAAAGATCATCGATGGTTCCATAAGCCGCTTCACTTTTGATATGATGCTTGCTTGGGAGATTCCAAGTTCAGCAGAAGAAGAATCTCATACC GAATGTGTGGCAAAAGAGAGAGAGGAGAAGAAGGTTCCTATAGTCGCCGACCAAGTTCAAGATGATATCCCTCTTTTCTATTCCGATCTCATGCCACTCCTT GTCGACTCCGAGCCAAGCGCCGGAGAAGATGCATTTGTGTGGTTGGGGACACTTGTTCCTTTGTTAGCCGACGTGATCAATGGGAGATTTACATTCGAAACGCTGACGGCAACTACAGGAAATCGACTTCACTTTCCGGCTTATGACAAATTTCTACGGGAAATTCACAA ATGCATAAAGCATCTGCAGAAGCAAGATATTCCGAAAGGGGTAGAGCTAGTAGATGATGAATTTATACTTCATGTTGAAGGAACCGCTAGCTCACAGAGAGTCGTGCGTCATATTGGGGGATCAAGTTGGCCAG GAAGGCTGACGCTGACAAACTATGCCCTTTACTTTGAGGCTTCTGGTGTCATATCTTATGATGATTCATTGAAACTTGACCTTTCAAAAGATATCGGGCAGAATGTGATATCTTCGGCTACCGGTCCGTGGGGTTCTCCTATTTTCGACAAAGCCGTAGTATATGAATCTCTGGATTT GCAAGAGGGTGTTGTCTTAGAGTTTCCGGAGATGACAAGTTCAACTAGACGTGACCACTGGCTTGCTCTCGTAAAAGAGGTGATACTACTGCATCGTTTTCTCTCAAAGTTCGAGCTCGAATCGCCACTTGAAGCATGGGAGATGCATGCGAGGACAATATTAGGAATTATACGGCTTCATGCAGCTAGAGAAATGCTAAGGATTTCGCCTCCAGTACCCAATCGTTTTTTAATATTTACCTTGCTCGATGAGGTTCCCAAGGGAGATTACGTGCTAGACGAGCTTGCCGAGAGTTTGAAAAAGGTTACTAGCGGACATCCATGCAGTGCTAGCTCGATTCTGAGAAATTTGAACACTTCCCGCCCGCCAATTTATCCGATTCCTTGTGCCGGGATGCCACAAGTCGATGAGGTTAGTGAAATGGTTCGGCCTGAAAATCTATCATCGTTGGAGAGTGCATTACACCGAGCGAGAGAGGAGGCGAAAGAAGTTGATATGGCGAAAGCTACTACAGAAGGGCTAAAAGAGGAAGGAATCAGCGAAAGTGCCCAAGTTCTTATT GGGCTGCTTAAACCGGTTAAAAGTGTACTCCCGTGGTCTCGAGAAGTTATTTCATGGGAACGGCCTGCAACAACTTGGATAGTCGTAATTACGACAATTATAATTGTCTACAA AGTGTGGGTCGGCAAGGCAATATCAGCTTTCTTGTTGTGGGCGGTCGCGAAGATGGTGTGGACTAGACGTTGGGGGATCCCCGAGAAGCAGGACAAAATCGTTATCCGCACTGGATCCGATCAGACAACAATGGAGAGCATAGTATCAGCTCAACATGGTTTAAATAGTTTGCATGAAATGATGCAGCAAGTAAACATAGCATTGTTGAAAATTTGGTCAGTGTTGGTCTCAAGAACTCCAAAG CATACAAACACGGTGATGATCGTTATGACCGGATCGGCCCTTGTACTAGCCGTCGTTCCCATCAAGTTCATCTTGATGACGATCGTGTTGCATGGCTTTATGGTGAACTCGAAATTTGGGAAGCATTTTCAGAACGAACAAGGGAATCGGCGTTTGAGAGAGTGGTGGGATTCTATCCCCGTCATTCCAGTGGAAGTCGTTGACAAGGATAAATAA
- the LOC142547336 gene encoding protein VAPYRIN-like yields the protein MDRLISLEPSNMVTIRIEPGKRCCGSTTLRNVMHTMPVAFRLQPVDKTRYTIVPNSGIIPPLSTFTIEITYHLPQNSCLPESYPHSDDSFLLQSVVTPCAAFKNLSATRDSAPSEWFTTKKKQVYSDIGIKIMFVGSSILACLVAKGCMNEMREVLENSDPEWSAADSINSDGKSLLHLAIAQSRPDLVQLLLEFQADTEACGKSGSSPVEAAASLGETLIVELLLAHETSTERSESSNFGPIHLAAGNGHSEVLNLLLLKGAHVDALTKDGNSALHIAVGHQRWDTVRLLLANSAKADTKNAFGDTPLHLASSLGDEQMVKLLIYKGANKDVRNKKGKTPYDLAAENGHTKLFDALRLGDKLCAAARKGELRTINRLLEDGACIDGRDQNSWTALHRAAFKGRTEVARALIEEGIDIDGKDEDGYSALHCAVESGHCDVIQLLVRKGADVDARTNKGVTALQIAVKLNRSRIIKILKTGVTQNFVPLVEGYGSGEMNIRLMNKKKINSNVGIHRRSFDPSEPLAVV from the coding sequence ATGGATAGGCTCATTAGCCTAGAGCCATCAAACATGGTGACAATCAGAATTGAACCAGGGAAAAGGTGTTGCGGCTCGACCACTTTACGCAACGTTATGCACACAATGCCAGTCGCGTTTCGGCTTCAACCGGTTGATAAAACTCGATACACAATCGTCCCAAACTCGGGAATTATACCACCTCTATCGACATTCACCATAGAAATAACTTACCATCTCCCACAAAATTCTTGTCTTCCAGAAAGTTACCCGCATAGCGATGATTCGTTTCTATTGCAGAGTGTGGTGACTCCCTGTGCAGCTTTCAAGAATCTATCAGCTACCCGTGATTCGGCACCAAGTGAATGGTTCACTACTAAGAAGAAACAGGTGTATTCTGATATTGGGATAAAGATCATGTTCGTTGGCTCGTCGATTCTGGCTTGTTTGGTGGCAAAAGGTTGCATGAATGAGATGAGAGAAGTTCTTGAAAATAGTGATCCTGAATGGAGTGCAGCTGATTCTATTAATTCTGATGGCAAATCTTTGCTCCACTTGGCTATTGCTCAGAGTAGGCCTGATTTAGTCCAGTTGTTGCTCGAATTCCAGGCTGATACCGAGGCGTGTGGGAAGTCGGGATCAAGCCCAGTTGAGGCTGCTGCCTCCTTGGGGGAAACATTGATAGTTGAGCTACTTTTAGCCCACGAAACTAGCACAGAAAGATCGGAATCTTCCAATTTCGGACCGATTCACTTAGCAGCTGGAAATGGTCATAGTGAGGTTTTAAACCTTCTTTTACTCAAAGGTGCTCATGTGGATGCACTTACTAAAGACGGAAACTCGGCGTTGCACATAGCAGTGGGCCACCAGAGATGGGACACCGTTCGACTTTTGTTAGCCAACTCGGCCAAAGCCGACACAAAAAATGCTTTCGGGGATACCCCATTGCACCTTGCCTCGAGTTTAGGTGATGAGCAAATGGTGAAACTTCTAATCTATAAAGGAGCCAACAAAGATGTAAGAAACAAGAAAGGCAAGACGCCATATGATCTTGCAGCCGAAAACGGGCACACAAAGTTATTTGACGCCCTTCGTTTAGGAGACAAATTATGTGCAGCTGCTCGGAAAGGAGAGCTTAGGACGATCAACCGTTTGCTAGAGGATGGCGCTTGTATTGATGGGCGCGATCAAAATTCATGGACAGCCCTTCATAGGGCGGCGTTTAAGGGCCGAACTGAAGTGGCACGGGCCTTGATCGAAGAAGGAATCGATATCGATGGCAAAGATGAAGATGGGTATTCGGCATTGCATTGCGCTGTGGAGTCAGGCCACTGTGATGTGATTCAATTGCTTGTTAGAAAGGGAGCTGATGTTGATGCTAGAACAAACAAGGGTGTGACTGCGTTGCAAATTGCGGTGAAGTTGAATCGTTCGCGGATTATAAAGATTTTGAAAACCGGGGTTACACAGAATTTTGTGCCCTTAGTTGAGGGATATGGCAGCGGAGAGATGAATATCAGGTTGATGAATAAGAAGAAGATTAACAGCAATGTTGGAATTCATCGGCGAAGCTTTGATCCGTCGGAGCCGTTGGCTGTGGTTTGA
- the LOC142545688 gene encoding uncharacterized protein LOC142545688: MEKIQAYFIGFLALCYCTAISNAEYTIYKDPKRPINDRIKDLMEKMTLEEKIGQMTQIERSVASIEVMKKYYIGSVLSGGGSVPASQASPETWVDMVNSFQKGSLSTRLGIPMIYGIDAVHGHNNVYKATVFPHNVGLGATRDPGLVKKIGAATALEVRATGIPYVFAPCIAVCRDPRWGRCYESYSEDPAVVRSMTEIIPGLQGDIPANSSKGVPFMAGQNKVIACAKHYVGDGGTTEGINENNTVATRHGLLSIHMPAYNNAIIKGVSTVMISYSSWNGIKMHANRNLVTGFLKNTQKFRGFVISDWQGIDRITSPPHANYTYSILTGISAGIDMIMVPYNYTEFIDGLISLVKNDFIPMTRIDDAVKRILRVKFTMGLFEHPLADYSMTKYLGSQEHRELAREAVRKSLVLLKNGGSADEPVIPLPKKASKILVAGTHADNIGNQCGGWTIQWQGQSGNITSGTTILNAIKNTVDPETEVVFVENPDSGYVKSHKFDYAIVVVGEPPYAETFGDNLNLTLPDPGLSSITTVCGSIKCVVVLITGRPVVIQPYLVQIDALVAAWLPGTEGQGVADVLYGDYGFSGKLPRTWFKTVDQLPMNVGDRHYDPLFPFGYGLTTEYVKA; encoded by the exons ATGGAGAAAATTCAGGCATATTTTATTGGTTTTTTGGCATTGTGCTACTGCACGGCCATATCTAATGCGGAGTATACGATTTACAAAGATCCAAAAAGACCCATTAATGATCGAATCAAGGATCTTATGGAGAAGATGACCTTAGAGGAAAAGATAGGCCAAATGACGCAAATTGAACGATCGGTTGCATCAATTGAAGTCATGAAGAAGTACTATATAG GAAGCGTGCTGAGTGGTGGAGGAAGTGTTCCGGCTTCACAGGCATCCCCTGAGACCTGGGTGGACATGGTGAACAGCTTTCAGAAGGGCTCATTGTCTACTAGGCTTGGAATTCCGATGATATACGGAATTGATGCGGTTCATGGACACAACAACGTGTATAAGGCTACAGTTTTTCCCCACAATGTTGGCCTTGGAGCTACTAG AGATCCTGGACTGGTAAAGAAAATTGGAGCTGCAACTGCACTTGAAGTCAGAGCTACTGGCATTCCATATGTTTTTGCTCCTTGCATTGCG GTTTGCAGAGATCCAAGATGGGGTCGATGTTATGAAAGCTACAGCGAAGATCCAGCCGTGGTTCGTTCCATGACAGAGATCATACCTGGATTACAGGGAGATATACCTGCAAATTCTTCTAAAGGAGTTCCCTTCATGGCTGGACA GAATAAGGTAATAGCATGTGCGAAACACTATGTTGGTGATGGTGGAACCACAGAAGGGATAAATGAGAATAACACAGTAGCAACCAGGCATGGATTGCTCAGTATTCATATGCCAGCATACAACAATGCCATCATCAAAGGCGTTTCGACGGTCATGATCTCGTATTCGAGCTGGAATGGGATAAAGATGCATGCTAACCGCAATCTTGTCACTGGTTTTCTCAAGAACACTCAGAAATTCAGA GGATTTGTGATCTCGGATTGGCaaggaattgatcgaatcactTCTCCACCTCACGCGAACTATACTTACTCTATCCTAACTGGAATCAGTGCTGGAATTGACATG ATCATGGTTCCCTATAATTATACTGAATTTATTGACGGCCTCATCTCCTTAGTGAAAAATGACTTCATTCCCATGACCCGAATTGATGATGCCGTGAAGAGGATTTTAAGAGTTAAATTTACAATGGGTCTCTTTGAGCATCCGTTGGCTGATTATAGCATGACCAAGTACCTAGGAAGCCAG GAACATAGAGAACTGGCGAGAGAAGCTGTAAGAAAATCGCTTGTTCTGCTTAAAAATGGCGGATCTGCAGACGAGCCGGTGATACCACTTCCTAAGAAGGCCTCAAAGATACTTGTTGCTGGAACACATGCTGACAATATTGGTAACCAGTGTGGCGGCTGGACGATTCAATGGCAAGGACAGAGTGGCAATATTACGTCTG GTACCACAATCTTGAATGCCATCAAGAACACAGTAGACCCTGAAACAGAAGTGGTGTTTGTGGAGAATCCCGACTCCGGATACGTTAAATCCCACAAATTCGACTATGCCATTGTTGTAGTTGGAGAACCACCTTACGCAGAGACATTTGGAGACAACCTTAATTTGACACTTCCTGATCCTGGACTGAGCAGCATAACAACTGTCTGTGGCTCGATAAAATGTGTAGTCGTTCTTATCACGGGCCGTCCAGTCGTgattcagccatatctggttcAAATCGATGCACTTGTAGCTGCTTGGCTTCCAGGAACAGAAGGCCAAGGTGTCGCTGATGTTCTGTATGGTGATTATGGTTTTTCGGGCAAACTTCCACGCACGTGGTTCAAAACCGTTGATCAACTTCCGATGAACGTCGGGGATCGACATTACGACCCGCTATTCCCATTTGGATATGGACTCACTACAGAATATGTGAAGGCTTAA